The following proteins come from a genomic window of Achromobacter deleyi:
- a CDS encoding MFS transporter, with protein MRPALRHGLAQALFGWLNLALTAPGVYLWLGLPLVLRQHGWSGTAIGLFQLASLPTVFKFLLAMPLDRRGAGRGGYRRWTVALLLAYAAVLLALGWRDLLNDGALLFALAAAAALAGTWADVPVNALAIRVLPAASRAWAGGIRSMALCLGAIVGGGLMLLAQARWGWQAPFLIMAAALALGAALTLLLRETADTVEAKRADDGAIATRQAIAYLRLPASRRWLPLLALLFPFIGAGWFYLKPLLLDHGLAPERVAWLVGVVGGTVGALGSIAGARLLKHLGPGLAVPLHAGLGAAALAALALAVGLDAAPAALVACAMAVAASMGATAALVFGLMMSHARPGLQALDYGIQSSVFALTRIAAPLAAGVLLDIAGAGAMLAALAIGATGVLALAWRQGRALRG; from the coding sequence ATGAGGCCCGCGCTGCGCCACGGCCTGGCCCAGGCCCTGTTCGGCTGGCTCAACCTGGCGCTGACCGCGCCCGGCGTCTATCTGTGGCTGGGCCTGCCGCTGGTGCTGCGCCAGCACGGCTGGTCGGGCACCGCCATCGGCCTGTTCCAGTTGGCCAGCCTGCCGACGGTGTTCAAGTTTCTGCTGGCGATGCCGCTGGACCGGCGCGGCGCGGGCCGTGGCGGCTATCGGCGCTGGACGGTGGCGCTGTTGCTGGCCTACGCCGCCGTGCTGCTGGCGCTGGGCTGGCGCGACCTGTTGAATGATGGCGCCCTGCTGTTCGCGCTGGCGGCGGCCGCCGCCCTGGCCGGCACCTGGGCCGATGTGCCCGTCAATGCGCTGGCGATCCGCGTGCTGCCGGCGGCCAGCCGCGCCTGGGCCGGCGGCATCCGCTCGATGGCGCTGTGCCTGGGCGCCATCGTCGGCGGCGGCCTGATGCTGCTGGCGCAGGCGCGCTGGGGCTGGCAGGCGCCGTTCCTGATCATGGCCGCCGCGCTGGCATTGGGTGCCGCGCTGACGCTACTGCTGCGGGAGACCGCGGACACCGTGGAGGCCAAGCGCGCGGACGACGGCGCCATCGCCACGCGCCAGGCCATCGCCTACCTGCGCCTGCCCGCCAGCCGCCGCTGGCTGCCGCTGCTGGCCCTGCTGTTCCCCTTCATCGGCGCCGGCTGGTTCTACCTGAAGCCGCTGCTGCTGGACCACGGCCTGGCGCCCGAGCGCGTGGCGTGGCTGGTGGGGGTGGTTGGCGGCACGGTCGGCGCCCTGGGCAGCATTGCAGGCGCGCGCCTGCTCAAACACTTGGGGCCGGGCCTGGCGGTACCGCTGCACGCGGGCCTGGGCGCCGCCGCCCTGGCGGCGCTGGCCCTGGCGGTCGGCCTGGACGCCGCGCCCGCCGCGCTGGTGGCCTGCGCCATGGCGGTGGCCGCATCCATGGGCGCCACGGCGGCGCTGGTGTTCGGGCTGATGATGTCGCACGCGCGGCCGGGCCTGCAGGCGCTGGACTACGGCATCCAGTCCAGCGTCTTCGCGCTCACGCGCATCGCCGCGCCGCTGGCGGCGGGCGTGCTGCTCGACATCGCGGGCGCCGGCGCGATGCTAGCGGCCCTCGCAATCGGCGCCACCGGCGTGCTGGCGCTGGCCTGGCGCCAGGGCCGGGCGCTGCGCGGGTAG
- a CDS encoding GMC family oxidoreductase — protein MSEAVDYIVVGAGSAGCVLANRLSANGKHTVCLLEAGPPDRSPWIHIPIGYGKTMFHKVLNWGYYTEPDPNMLNRRIYWPRGRTLGGSSAINGLIYIRGQRRDYDDWAAAGNPGWSWDECLPYFRKLENNDLGPGATRGTEGPLNATSIKTPHPLVEGLIGAAGALGLPHVTDFNSGDQEGVGYYQLTTRNGRRCSTAVAYLRPARGRANLRIETGAHAMAVLFEGSRACGVRYRQDGQVRTLRARREVLLCAGALQSPQLLQLSGVGPAALLRRFGIGVVRDLPGVGENLQDHLQIRLIYETRQPITTNDQLRTLHGRAAMGLQWLLFRGGPLAVGINQGGLFCRVDPASATPDTQFHFATLSADMAGGKVHPFSGCTYSVCQLRPSSRGTVQLRGADPFEAPAMQPNYLSTELDRRMTVAAVKYARRLAATEPLAGLMKREFRPGPDVRSDDEILHFCREYGATIFHPSGTAKMGPRGDPMAVVDERLRVHGVSGLRVVDCSIMPTLVSGNTNVPVVMLAERATDFILQDLHAARPRAQAEPTLKQAA, from the coding sequence ATGTCCGAAGCCGTGGACTACATCGTGGTAGGTGCCGGATCGGCCGGCTGCGTGCTGGCGAACCGCTTGAGCGCCAATGGCAAGCACACGGTCTGCCTGCTGGAGGCGGGGCCGCCGGATCGCTCGCCGTGGATCCACATCCCCATCGGCTACGGCAAGACCATGTTCCACAAGGTGCTGAACTGGGGCTACTACACCGAGCCCGACCCCAACATGCTGAACCGCCGCATCTACTGGCCGCGCGGCCGCACGCTGGGCGGCTCCAGCGCCATCAACGGCCTGATCTACATCCGCGGCCAGCGCCGCGACTACGACGACTGGGCCGCCGCCGGCAACCCTGGGTGGAGCTGGGACGAATGCCTGCCCTACTTCCGCAAGCTGGAAAACAACGATCTTGGCCCGGGCGCCACGCGCGGCACCGAAGGGCCGCTGAACGCCACTTCGATCAAGACGCCGCATCCGCTGGTCGAGGGCCTGATCGGCGCGGCCGGCGCGCTCGGCCTGCCGCACGTGACCGACTTCAACAGCGGCGACCAGGAAGGCGTGGGCTACTACCAGCTCACCACCCGCAACGGCCGCCGCTGCTCCACCGCGGTGGCCTACCTGCGGCCGGCGCGAGGCCGCGCCAACCTGCGCATCGAGACCGGCGCGCACGCCATGGCGGTGCTGTTCGAGGGTAGCCGCGCCTGCGGCGTGCGCTATCGCCAGGACGGCCAGGTGCGCACGCTGCGCGCCCGCCGCGAAGTGCTGCTGTGCGCCGGCGCGCTGCAATCGCCGCAGCTGCTGCAACTGTCGGGCGTGGGGCCGGCCGCGCTGCTGCGCCGCTTCGGCATCGGCGTGGTGCGCGACCTGCCGGGCGTGGGCGAGAACCTGCAGGACCACCTGCAGATCCGGCTGATCTACGAGACGCGCCAGCCAATCACCACCAACGACCAGTTGCGCACGCTGCACGGCCGCGCCGCGATGGGGCTGCAATGGCTGCTGTTCCGGGGCGGGCCGCTGGCGGTGGGCATCAACCAGGGCGGCCTGTTCTGCCGGGTCGACCCGGCCAGCGCCACGCCCGACACCCAGTTCCACTTCGCCACGCTGTCGGCCGACATGGCCGGCGGCAAGGTGCATCCGTTCTCGGGCTGCACCTACTCGGTGTGCCAGTTGCGGCCGTCCTCGCGCGGCACGGTGCAGTTGCGCGGCGCCGATCCGTTCGAGGCTCCGGCCATGCAGCCCAACTACCTGTCCACCGAGCTGGACCGCCGCATGACGGTGGCGGCGGTCAAGTACGCGCGCCGTCTGGCCGCTACCGAACCGCTGGCCGGGCTGATGAAGCGCGAATTCCGGCCCGGCCCCGACGTCCGGAGCGACGACGAGATCCTGCACTTCTGCCGCGAGTACGGCGCCACCATCTTCCATCCGTCGGGCACCGCGAAAATGGGCCCGCGCGGCGACCCCATGGCGGTGGTCGACGAACGCCTGCGGGTACACGGCGTGAGCGGACTGCGGGTAGTGGATTGCTCCATCATGCCGACGCTGGTCTCGGGCAACACCAACGTGCCGGTGGTGATGCTGGCCGAGCGCGCGACCGACTTCATTCTGCAGGACCTGCACGCGGCGCGGCCGCGCGCGCAGGCGGAACCGACGCTGAAACAGGCGGCGTGA
- a CDS encoding IclR family transcriptional regulator codes for MAQNMDLRFQNRSAASSRTDAEAGEPQDAARSLRALLVLDYLARAQHPPTLAQLAQRLDMPKSTLMRLLASMQRAGFVAATPTENGYVPGPQATALALSTLRASAFTRACRAVLAQLVGKLGETCNLTAPDGDQVIYMERVETAEPLRLFFAVGSHVPMHCTASGKLFLASMNRLERGRVLARLPLTRNTPRTLTDPARLEDELERLATRGIGIDNEEFVRGMSAVAVPVRDAQDRVVAAVACHAPTARLMLDDLLRAVPVLQSAAQSMSAVLAEHRPGG; via the coding sequence ATGGCACAGAACATGGATCTTCGGTTTCAAAATCGCAGTGCAGCATCGTCGCGGACCGATGCCGAGGCCGGCGAACCGCAGGACGCCGCGCGTTCGCTGCGCGCGCTGCTGGTGCTGGACTACCTGGCGCGCGCCCAGCATCCGCCCACGCTGGCGCAACTGGCGCAGCGCCTGGACATGCCCAAGTCCACCCTGATGCGCCTCTTGGCGTCGATGCAGCGCGCCGGCTTCGTCGCCGCCACGCCCACCGAGAACGGCTACGTGCCGGGGCCGCAGGCCACCGCGCTGGCGCTGTCGACGCTGCGCGCCTCGGCCTTCACCCGCGCCTGCCGCGCGGTGCTGGCGCAACTGGTCGGCAAGCTGGGCGAAACCTGCAATCTCACCGCGCCCGATGGCGACCAGGTGATCTACATGGAGCGGGTCGAAACCGCCGAGCCGCTGCGGCTCTTCTTCGCGGTCGGCAGCCACGTGCCGATGCACTGCACCGCGAGCGGCAAGCTGTTCCTGGCGTCGATGAACCGGCTCGAACGCGGCCGCGTGCTGGCGCGCCTGCCGCTCACGCGCAACACGCCGCGCACGCTGACCGACCCGGCGCGGCTGGAGGATGAACTGGAACGCCTGGCCACGCGCGGCATCGGCATCGACAACGAAGAATTCGTGCGTGGCATGAGCGCGGTGGCGGTGCCGGTGCGCGACGCGCAGGACCGCGTGGTGGCGGCGGTGGCGTGCCACGCGCCGACCGCGCGGCTGATGCTCGATGACCTGTTGCGTGCGGTGCCGGTCTTGCAGAGCGCGGCGCAGTCGATGAGCGCGGTGCTGGCCGAGCACCGGCCGGGCGGCTGA
- a CDS encoding TonB-dependent receptor: protein MIRPLPHPRAAWALLWLCATPAALAQTAAQLPAITVTADKQERALESLPGSLSVFDGDSLESQGVLDIDGLQRITPGLTFQPFGQAGVNAAVMRGLSANFFSFSTSTLLVVDGVPTLMAQGFDDQLLDIDRVEVLRGPQSTLYGRNAEAGVINVYTRPPGDTVRGSVSTTVGSRDLRMLRFDLSGPIVDDTLYASVAGAWRSQHGFIDNTYTGRREDDRELRNGKLALRWTPSARTDATLRYAQINYQDGAALWGSPTAPRATVASGTPSWNRSIGRSASLSLRHELDGGLRLTSVTAWNDLRDRVQQDTDFQPADLLHIARDHHFRTLSQELRLEGTLGRAQWLAGLYADSDDHDLRNTQKMPRGLTESVVQLRGQSSAAFTHWTVPLAERWTLEAGARVERDALRFTPRGDSARRADWTRVTPKLALQYAFAPRQQVYASVADGFRAGGYNVFSPAADYAAYQPETLRSYEIGAKGWLPGNRLRYAGALYLMTVDNMQVQQMPLPGLVYVTNAASARSIGAEFELEYLLGQGWSLQAGLGLNRTRFSRFRDGANDYGGNQNPFAPRVNGHLTARYDAPAGWYAQASLSGTGPVYLDAANRYRRNGYALVNLAAGVTVRQVEISAYVNNLANRRYDAVGYQNGIVTVYSPPRELGLRLTWRL, encoded by the coding sequence ATGATCCGCCCTCTTCCCCACCCCCGCGCCGCCTGGGCCCTGCTGTGGCTGTGCGCCACGCCCGCCGCGTTGGCGCAGACCGCCGCGCAGCTGCCCGCCATCACCGTCACCGCCGACAAGCAGGAACGCGCGCTCGAATCCCTGCCCGGCAGCCTGTCGGTGTTCGACGGCGACAGCCTGGAAAGCCAGGGCGTCCTCGACATCGACGGACTGCAGCGCATCACCCCCGGCCTGACGTTCCAGCCGTTCGGCCAGGCAGGCGTCAACGCGGCCGTGATGCGCGGCCTGTCGGCCAACTTCTTTTCGTTCTCGACCTCGACCCTGCTGGTGGTCGACGGCGTGCCCACGCTGATGGCGCAGGGCTTTGACGACCAGTTGCTGGATATCGACCGCGTCGAGGTCCTGCGCGGCCCGCAGTCGACCCTGTACGGCCGCAATGCCGAGGCCGGCGTCATCAACGTCTACACCCGCCCGCCCGGCGATACCGTGCGCGGCAGCGTCTCCACCACCGTGGGCAGCCGCGACCTGCGCATGCTGCGCTTCGACCTGAGCGGGCCGATCGTCGATGACACCCTCTACGCCAGCGTGGCCGGCGCCTGGCGCAGCCAGCACGGCTTCATCGACAACACCTACACCGGCCGGCGCGAGGACGACCGCGAGCTGCGCAACGGCAAGCTGGCGCTGCGCTGGACGCCGTCGGCGCGCACCGACGCCACGCTGCGCTATGCGCAAATCAATTACCAGGACGGCGCCGCATTGTGGGGTTCGCCCACGGCCCCCCGCGCCACGGTGGCCTCCGGCACGCCCAGCTGGAACCGCTCCATCGGCCGCAGCGCGTCGCTGTCGCTGCGGCACGAACTGGACGGCGGCCTGCGCCTGACCTCGGTCACCGCCTGGAACGACCTGCGCGACCGAGTGCAGCAGGACACCGACTTCCAGCCCGCCGACCTGCTGCACATCGCCCGCGACCACCACTTCCGCACCCTGTCGCAGGAGCTGCGGCTGGAAGGCACGCTGGGCCGCGCGCAGTGGCTGGCGGGACTGTATGCCGACAGCGACGACCACGACCTGCGCAACACCCAGAAGATGCCGCGCGGCCTGACCGAAAGCGTGGTGCAGCTGCGCGGCCAGTCCAGCGCCGCCTTCACCCACTGGACCGTGCCGCTGGCCGAACGCTGGACGCTGGAAGCCGGCGCCCGGGTCGAACGCGACGCGCTGCGTTTCACCCCCCGCGGCGACAGCGCGCGCCGCGCCGACTGGACCCGCGTCACGCCCAAGCTGGCGCTGCAATACGCCTTCGCGCCGCGCCAGCAGGTCTATGCTTCGGTGGCCGACGGCTTCCGCGCCGGCGGCTACAACGTGTTCTCGCCGGCCGCCGACTATGCCGCCTACCAGCCGGAAACCCTGCGCTCGTACGAGATCGGCGCCAAGGGCTGGCTGCCCGGCAACCGCCTGCGCTACGCCGGCGCGTTGTACCTGATGACGGTCGACAACATGCAGGTGCAGCAGATGCCGCTGCCGGGGCTGGTGTACGTGACCAACGCCGCGTCGGCGCGCTCGATCGGGGCCGAATTCGAACTCGAATACCTGCTGGGCCAGGGCTGGTCGCTGCAGGCCGGGCTGGGGTTGAACCGCACCCGCTTCAGCCGTTTCCGCGATGGCGCCAACGACTACGGCGGCAACCAGAACCCGTTCGCCCCACGCGTCAACGGCCACCTGACCGCGCGCTACGACGCGCCCGCCGGCTGGTACGCCCAGGCCTCGCTCAGCGGCACCGGCCCGGTCTACCTGGACGCCGCCAACCGCTACCGCCGCAACGGCTACGCGCTGGTCAACCTGGCGGCCGGCGTCACGGTGCGGCAGGTCGAAATCTCGGCCTACGTCAACAACCTGGCCAACCGCCGCTACGACGCGGTGGGCTACCAGAACGGCATCGTCACCGTCTACAGCCCGCCGCGCGAACTGGGCCTGCGCCTGACCTGGCGCCTTTGA
- a CDS encoding class I SAM-dependent methyltransferase gives MPTSPLPLQRYWDLAAAPVETAALDAALELDLFAHLVAPASAAQVAQALALRPAAVEHLLDLLWGLRLLHRIAGEPALYRCGATARAHFVAGRPGYCGDAWRYRRRSLAQSGEQLPQRLRQDPAAALAAPPGAGSEASGWAQAARVQIGQEQRVLAVAAAREAVACVPGAEAARRILDLGGGPGLIGIALVQDRPDASGVVFDWPETAAVARENIAAAGLADRMAAVGGDLATADIGAGYDLIWCSSVLHFVPDAAAALRKMHDALAPGGLLVMAHAEVPDDADAAARVLRYYLPMLLLGRRVTRRGELADALRGAGFADVRGFDSDRFPLAPLHVLSARRPAP, from the coding sequence ATGCCGACTTCTCCCCTGCCCCTGCAACGCTACTGGGACTTGGCCGCCGCGCCGGTCGAAACCGCGGCGCTGGACGCCGCGCTGGAACTGGACCTGTTCGCGCACCTGGTGGCGCCGGCCAGCGCGGCGCAGGTCGCCCAGGCGCTGGCGCTGCGCCCCGCCGCCGTCGAGCATCTGCTGGACCTGCTGTGGGGCCTGCGCCTGTTGCATCGCATCGCCGGCGAACCCGCGCTGTACCGCTGCGGCGCCACGGCGCGCGCCCATTTCGTGGCGGGCCGGCCCGGTTACTGCGGCGACGCCTGGCGTTACCGGCGCCGCTCGCTGGCGCAATCCGGCGAGCAATTGCCGCAACGGCTGCGCCAGGATCCCGCCGCCGCGCTCGCCGCCCCGCCGGGCGCCGGGTCCGAGGCCAGCGGCTGGGCCCAGGCGGCGCGGGTGCAGATCGGCCAGGAACAGCGCGTGCTGGCCGTGGCCGCCGCGCGCGAGGCGGTCGCCTGCGTGCCCGGCGCCGAGGCGGCGCGACGCATCCTGGACCTGGGCGGCGGCCCGGGCCTGATCGGCATCGCGCTGGTGCAGGATCGCCCCGACGCCAGCGGCGTGGTGTTCGACTGGCCCGAGACCGCCGCCGTGGCGCGCGAGAACATCGCCGCCGCCGGGCTGGCGGACCGCATGGCGGCCGTGGGCGGCGACCTGGCCACGGCCGACATCGGCGCGGGCTACGACCTGATCTGGTGCTCGTCGGTGCTGCATTTCGTGCCCGACGCCGCCGCCGCGCTGCGCAAGATGCACGATGCGCTGGCGCCGGGCGGGCTGCTGGTGATGGCGCACGCCGAGGTCCCCGACGACGCCGACGCCGCCGCGCGCGTGCTGCGCTATTACCTGCCGATGCTGTTGCTGGGCCGGCGCGTAACGCGCCGCGGGGAATTGGCCGACGCGCTGCGCGGCGCCGGCTTCGCCGACGTGCGCGGCTTCGATTCCGACCGCTTTCCGCTGGCGCCGCTGCATGTGCTGTCGGCGCGGCGGCCCGCGCCATGA